A single region of the Salvia miltiorrhiza cultivar Shanhuang (shh) chromosome 8, IMPLAD_Smil_shh, whole genome shotgun sequence genome encodes:
- the LOC131001599 gene encoding RHOMBOID-like protein 9, chloroplastic, which translates to MASVSGSHRLFCTDNNLLCAKGKRELVSCDAFTPAIKRNMLKGETGTKVGEFMLQTSLPPRNQKGLLCPSITRSRRKEKYCIIAKATSSSVEHLSSLNSYLEKLRDYAKQPSSRISKERRVSIDVESEIIFNKDTRASVDTSAKKDLGIGGERSFKNYIELKLDNTESKEQSSIDAPDFYLIGVLVSINIAVFLFEIATPVKSSTFELFSLPTVYGAKINNLILHGEWWRLVTPIFLHSGIVHIALGSWALFTFGLEVSRKYGSFTFLLLYVLGGISGNLISYLHTPEPSVGGTEPIFAIIGAWLIYQVQGKDEISGDAYERMFRVAIITTACICVLSNFSPIDDWAHFGTAFVGIAYGFVTCPVVQVKDASTEAGRQERITFVRRYSDPCKSLLYFSLFLLLLGCLSLVFEPPLDLI; encoded by the exons ATGGCGTCCGTTTCGGGGAGTCATAGATTATTCTGTACAGATAATAATCTATTATGCGCAAAAG GTAAGAGGGAGCTTGTATCATGTGATGCTTTCACTCCCGCAATAAAAAGAAACATGTTGAAAGGTGAAACTGGAACTAAAGTGGGCGAGTTCATGCTTCAAACATCTTTGCCTCCGAGAAATCAAAAGGGCTTGCTATGTCCCTCCATTACCAGGAGCCGACGTAAGGAAAAATATTGCATAATTGCAAAAGCAACGAGTTCCTCTGTGGAGCATTTGAGTTCGTTGAATTCTTATCTTGAAAAGCTTCGTGATTATGCCAAACAGCCTTCTTCAAGAATTTCTAAGGAGAGGAGAGTCTCTATTG ACGTGGAATCAGAAATCATTTTTAATAAAGATACAAGGGCATCAGTAGATACTTCAGCCAAGAAGGACCTGGGAATTGGAGGAGAGAGGTCgtttaaaaattatatagaaTTAAAACTCGACAATACTGAGAGCAAAGAACAATCTTCCATCGATGCCCCTGATTTCTATTTGAT TGGTGTATTGGTATCTATAAACATAGCAGTTTTCCTCTTTGAGATTGCCACTCCGGTAAAGAGCTCTACTTTCGAGCTATTTTCACTGCCCACGGTTTATGGAGCAAAGATAAATAACTTGATTCTACACGGAGAGTGGTGGAGGCTAGTGACTCCCATCTTTCTG CATTCTGGTATCGTTCATATAGCCCTTGGGAGCTGGGCCCTCTTCACTTTTGGCCTTGAAGTGTCCAGAAAATATGGCTCATTCACCTTTCTACTGCTATATGTTCTTGGAGGAATTTCTGGAAACCTAATCAGCTATCTTCACACACCTGAGCCATCCGTTGGTGGGACG GAACCGATTTTTGCCATTATTGGAGCTTGGCTTATTTACCAAGTTCAAGGCAAAGATGAGATTTCAGGGGATGCGTACGAAAGAATGTTTCGGGTTGCAATTATCACGACAGCTTGTATATGTGTCCTTAGCAATTTCAGCCCTATTGATGACTG GGCACACTTTGGCACAGCTTTTGTGGGTATAGCCTATGGCTTCGTCACGTGCCCAGTCGTGCAAGTGAAGGATGCATCTACAGAAGCAGGTCGACAGGAAAGAATCACATTTGTTAGACGGTATTCAGATCCTTGCAAATCCCTCTTGTATTTCTCCCTCTTCCTCTTGCTCTTAGGGTGTTTATCTCTTGTCTTCGAACCTCCACTTGATCTGATTTAA
- the LOC131001689 gene encoding membrane protein PM19L-like → MAYGGGGRRVMGPLLVVNAVVCLILVGLAGWSLDKYIDGNQSHPYLGGNPSTIFLLVYALIAGVMGACSVILGYAHLRIWSSLTLATATTSAIFSWALNALAFGLVCKQIIMGGHRGKRLQTLEAFITISGVTQLLYLLLLHAETFTSRF, encoded by the exons atggcGTATGGAGGAGGTGGAAGAAGGGTGATGGGGCCGCTGCTGGTGGTTAACGCGGTAGTGTGTCTCATACTTGTTGGGTTGGCCGGATGGTCTCTCGACAAATACATCGACGGCAACCAGAGCCATCCTT ATTTGGGCGGGAACCCTTCAACAATTTTCCTTCTAGTATATGCATTAATTGCAGGAGTGATGGGCGCATGCTCAGTGATTTTGGGTTACGCTCATCTTCGAATATGGAGCAGTCTCACTCTCGCCACTGCTACAACTTCAGCAATCTTTTCATGGGCATTAAATGCACTCGCTTTTgg GCTTGTTTGCAAGCAAATCATTATGGGAGGACACAGGGGTAAACGCTTG CAAACACTAGAAGCATTCATCACTATATCAGGAGTGACTCAACTACTCTACTTGCTGCTTCTGCATGCTGAAACGTTTACCAGCAGATTCTAA
- the LOC131001610 gene encoding ultraviolet-B receptor UVR8-like, whose product MASKTAVVAWGSGEDGQLGIGNNEEKEWVCTIDALSSEKICSVVAGSRNSLAICEDGKLFTWGWNQRGTLGHPPETKTENVPSQVKALANVKIVQAAIGGWHCLAVDDQGRAYAWGGNEYGQCGEEPERKDDTGRPVRRDIVIPQRCVPKLSVRQVAAGGTHSVVLTREGHVWTWGQPWPPGDIKQISTPVRVQGLDSVRVIAVGAFHNLALLDDGTVMAWGNNEYGQLGIGDTQPRSQPVAVQGLSDLNLVDIAAGGWHSTALTDDGEVYGWGRGEHGRLGFGDDKSSKMVPQRVQLQVADETVQVSCGGTHSVALTQDGRMYSFGRGDHGRLGYGRKATTGHPAEVPINIPPPKDVTAEGRWCATLVACGGRHTLALVEWRDHEPEELL is encoded by the exons ATGGCCTCCAAAACCGCCGTCGTTGCATG GGGTTCCGGGGAAGACGGCCAGTTAGGAATCGGAAACAATGAAGAGAAAGAATGGGTCTGCACCATCGACGCCCTTAGCTCCGAAAAAATTTGCTCCGTTGTCGCCGGCAGCCGCAATTCCCTCGCTATATGTGAAGACGGCAAG TTGTTTACTTGGGGTTGGAATCAAAGAGGGACCTTGGGGCACCCGCCGGAAACCAAAACTGAGAATGTTCCTAGTCAAGTTAAGGCTCTTGCAAACGTCAAAATAGTTCAG GCTGCTATTGGTGGTTGGCATTGCTTGGCTGTTGATGATCAAGGCCGAGCCTATGCGTGGG GCGGTAATGAGTACGGGCAGTGTGGTGAAGAACCTGAGCGTAAAGATGATACAGGCAGACCGGTTAGAAGAGATATTGTGATTCCACAGAGATGTGTGCCAAAACTTTCAGTTCGTCAG GTCGCAGCTGGTGGGACGCATTCAGTAGTTCTAACACGGGAAGGACACGTTTGGACGTGGGGTCAACCATGGCCTCCCGGTGATAT AAAACAAATTTCCACTCCAGTCCGAGTGCAAGGCCTTGACAGTGTGAGAGTTATTGCAGTTGGAGCATTTCATAACTTAGCCCTTCTTGATGATGGAACTGTAATGGCATGGGGCAATAATGAGTATGGCCAGCTTGGAATCGGTGATACACAGCCGAGATCACAACCAGTTGCCGTCCAAGGACTATCTGATCTTAATTTG GTTGATATTGCTGCAGGAGGATGGCATTCTACTGCATTGACCGATGATGGAGAG GTGTACGGCTGGGGTAGAGGGGAGCATGGGAGACTGGGTTTTGGAGATGACAAGAGCAGCAAAATGGTTCCTCAAAGGGTTCAACTTCAAGTAGCCGACGAAACAGTGCAG GTGTCTTGTGGAGGTACGCATTCTGTCGCGTTAACACAGGATGGTCGCATGTACTCG TTCGGACGAGGAGACCACGGTCGTTTAGGTTATGGAAGGAAAGCAACGACCGGGCATCCGGCAGAAGTGCCTATAAACATCCCTCCTCCCAAGGATGTGACTGCAGAAGGCCGTTGGTGTGCGACCCTCGTTGCTTGTGGTGGCCGCCACACGCTGGCTCTCGTAGAATGGCGTGATCATGAACCTGAGGAGCTGCTCTGA